A region from the Aquimarina sp. ERC-38 genome encodes:
- a CDS encoding asparagine synthetase B produces MMKYRFKPTCLVFLILLFVISNIKASYILIPMDAEDQKNHLKAYGITYWTLSKDYKVKWLLNYKGGSFLFPDVEDIRKECTIRGVSYQVLTDNQTTEVLQTIESPSQNMEAVVLEKAPKIAVYSPKGNQPWDDAVTMVLTYAEIPYETVYDKEVLEDNLILYDWLHLHHEDFTGQYGKFYNRYRSTPWYVREKLNAEKQAKELGFTKVSEEKLAVATKIRDYVIGGGFMFAMCSATDSFEIALAAEGVDICEPMFDGDPSEPGYQSKIDFSKTFAFKNFILERSPNVYEFSTIDMTRKRRIPKETDYFTLMDFSAKWDPIPTMLCQNHTALVKGFMGQTTAYDRLLVKSNVLVLGENRTNKEARYIHGIKGKGFFTFYGGHDPEDYQHMVGDPKTELELHPNSPGYRLILNNILFPAAKNKKQKT; encoded by the coding sequence ATGATGAAGTACCGTTTTAAACCTACATGTCTTGTTTTTTTAATTCTATTATTTGTAATTAGTAATATAAAAGCATCTTATATTCTAATTCCAATGGATGCCGAAGATCAGAAAAACCATTTAAAGGCCTATGGGATTACCTACTGGACTTTGAGTAAAGATTATAAGGTAAAATGGCTTTTAAATTATAAAGGAGGTTCTTTCCTTTTTCCAGATGTAGAAGATATTCGCAAAGAATGTACGATAAGAGGTGTTTCATATCAAGTATTAACAGATAATCAGACCACAGAAGTCCTTCAAACGATCGAAAGCCCTTCTCAAAATATGGAAGCGGTCGTCTTGGAAAAAGCACCTAAAATAGCGGTATATTCACCTAAAGGGAATCAACCCTGGGATGATGCCGTAACTATGGTACTTACCTATGCTGAAATTCCGTATGAAACCGTGTATGATAAAGAAGTACTAGAAGATAATTTAATTTTATACGATTGGTTGCATTTACACCATGAAGATTTTACGGGGCAATACGGAAAGTTTTACAATCGCTACCGATCAACTCCCTGGTACGTACGCGAAAAATTAAATGCAGAAAAACAAGCAAAAGAATTAGGATTTACTAAAGTTTCTGAAGAAAAGCTGGCTGTTGCTACTAAAATTAGGGATTATGTAATCGGAGGTGGTTTTATGTTTGCCATGTGTAGCGCAACCGATAGTTTTGAAATAGCCCTAGCGGCCGAAGGCGTAGATATCTGCGAACCCATGTTTGACGGGGATCCCAGCGAACCCGGATATCAATCGAAAATTGATTTTTCTAAAACCTTTGCCTTTAAGAATTTTATTTTGGAACGAAGCCCTAATGTCTATGAGTTTTCTACCATTGATATGACCCGCAAACGTAGAATACCTAAAGAGACGGATTACTTTACGTTAATGGATTTTTCAGCTAAATGGGATCCGATCCCTACCATGTTATGCCAAAATCATACGGCACTAGTCAAAGGCTTTATGGGGCAAACCACGGCTTATGATCGTTTATTAGTAAAATCAAATGTTTTAGTCCTTGGGGAAAACCGAACCAATAAAGAAGCCCGGTATATTCATGGGATTAAAGGAAAAGGATTTTTCACCTTTTATGGAGGTCATGATCCCGAAGATTATCAGCATATGGTAGGTGATCCTAAAACCGAACTGGAACTACACCCTAATTCCCCCGGATATCGATTGATATTAAATAATATATTATTCCCTGCAGCTAAAAACAAAAAACAAAAAACCTAA